The DNA region AAATTCACAATCAAACCTCTCTTAACTAAGATCAATCTATTCTACTAGAATCATAAGATTAGCACCGATCAAACCGATCAAAACCATGAACCTACTTAATAAAAAACACAGCTCCCATCAATCAAATCTTACTTAAATAATTTTTCAATATGTATCCATTATAAAGTATCCATATGGTCCATTCTTGCCTTTAAAAAAAAAGAGTGGTCCATCCAAAAATTTGAAATATTACTATCAAGTGCTACAAGTTAAATTGAGCAAGAAGGAAAAGTGAGAAGTAACAATAAAATGGAAAAAGGAAAACGTCTTATGTTGTTGTCATAAACGATGCCTGCCATGTCAAGGCCTGCCTTTACCTAGCTGGAATTCCACCCCCACCATTATCCATTGACCCACCAATCCATCCACCACCTCCTCTTCTCCCCAATCCTCGCCGATTCTCATATCTTTTTCTGAGTTCTGACTCTATCTTACTTACCTACCTACATACTCTACCCCCTGAGAAAAAAAAACTCATATTTGACCTATCTATAATCAACTTCAACACACTCAAAACAATTTTGACCTTGCTCATTTTCCTATTTCAATTTTCCCACCTATTTTATTCCTTCCTCACATTACATCACACATTCACAACACAAACAACATTTCCCTTCCTTTCGTTCTTAAATTCAACCTCAACCTCTTCTTGCATTGCAAAATTGCAAAACCATATCCTTTCTTTCTCCTCAACAAAAAACTAAGACCATAGGATGAGTAATACTCTCATGAAATCCATATTATCATTATCAACATCTTTGTCTCTAACCCAACTAATCCCATACCTAATATGCTTTATCCTTTTCCTCCTCCTCCTTGAACAGATCTCATACCTCAACAAAAAACGTTTCATCCCAGGCCCATCTCTTGTTCTTCCTTTCATAGGCAACGCCATCCCATTGGTACGTCACCCAACAAAATTTTGGGACCTTCAATCCACCCTAGCTAAATCAACCCCTTTGGGCTTCTCAGTAAATTACCTTATTGGTAACTTCATAGTCTTCATTAGAGACACAGAACTCTCCCATAAGGTTTTCTCCAATGTTAAGCCCAACGCCTTCCATCTCGTGGGCCACCCATTCGGGAAGAAGCTCTTTGGTGAGCATAATCTTATTTACATGATGGGCCAAGAACACAAGAATCTCCGCCGTCGGATTGCTCCTAATTTCACTCCTAAGGCGCTCTCCACCTACACCTCGCTGCAGCAGATTATTATCCTCAAACATCTCAAGTCATGGGTTGAGAAAGCCCGAGAAAACTCTATACCTATCCGTGTGCTGGCCCGTGATATGAATTTAGAAACCTCTCAGACGGTTTTCGTGGGCCCGTATTTGGGCCTGAAAGCCCGTGAGAGATTCGAGCGGGATTACTTTCTATTCAACGTTGGTCTCATGAAGCTTCCCTTTGACTTTCCTGGAACCGCGTTTCGTAACGCGAGACTTGCCGTTGACCGTCTCGCCGAAGCCCTAGCCACTTGCACGGCGATGAGTAAGGCCAAGATGGAGAAAGGCGAAGAGCCTTCGTGTCTCATCGATTTCTGGATGCAGGATACGATAAGGGAGATTGAAGAGTCGAAACACAACGGAGTGACAGCGCCGCCATTCTCCACTAACGCTGAGATCGGTGGTTATCTCTTTGACTTTCTCTTCGCGGCACAGGACGCCTCCACGTCGTCGTTACTATGGGCGGTGACGCTACTTGATTCACATCCGGAGGTTCTTGATAAAGTCAGGGAGGAAGTCGCCGGAATCTGGTCGCCGGAGTCGGATACACTTATAACCGCGGAGCAGCTCAGGGAGATGAAATACACGCAAGCGGTGGCGCGTGAGGTTGTTAGATTCCGTCCTCCAGCGACTCTTGTGCCACATATAGCAGCGGAGCAGTTTCCGTTAACGGAATCATACTCGATTCCGAAAGGAGCAATCGTTTTTCCGTCGGCGTTAGAGTCATCGTTTCAGGGTTTTACTGAACCGGACCGGTTCGATCCAGACCGGTTCTCGGATGAGAGACAAGAAGATCAAATATTTAAAAGAAACTTTCTGGCGTTTGGAGCTGGGCCCCACCAATGTGTGGGCCAGAGATACGCTTTGAATCACCTTGTTCTGTTCATTGCTATGTTCACTTCGATGATTGATTTCAAAAGAGATAGAATGGACGGCTGCGATGAGATCGTGTATGTGCCCACGATTTGTCCGAAAGACGATTGCAGGGTTTTTCTGTCTAAGCGGTGCACAGAGTATCCTTCCTTCTCTGGGGTTCCGGAGCTTGGGAATTGACCTTAATGCCCTTGTTGTTTGTTTAAGGTTACTactattttttatatttttaaatatttagcCGTCGCAAATGATGTGTTGACTTTgaattatttttttatttgatgggtttgattttttttattttatgaaaTGGTGGGTTTGAATTTGAAATGTTACTAGAATTCTTGTAAAAGTCTGTATTTGAATGTGATAGGTAATTGGATAATTGGTTGTTTATTGAAAttcaaataaaatgaaaaagaCTCCAAATATTGAGATGTGGCTCTTTTCAACTTTTGGGATGCTGACGTATATTTCTAAAATGTGTTTTTTTTTCTTTATGAGAATGAAAATTTAATTCGGTGTGATTGGCGTTGATTATAATCTGTGTGTGGGTAAACCGAATAGATTAATATATGTAAGAAAAAAGTTATTTGGACATATGAATACGACATTAAATACTAACTTTACCTAGATTTGATGTTGATTATTAACACAATGGTATTTATTTATTCATAATAAAATTGTTAAAGCAGTCCACGTGTCGAATACTGAAACAACAGAGATGATATCTTGGATAATAGATTCTTCGGTGACATGAAGAGCAAGTGGAATCTAAGCAAATAGATTTGACCGCTTTATGGTGGGAAATAAATACGAAGTAGTACATACTACACTGAACATTTTTATCCCTAAATACAATCGGGTCTGGAAATTTTATTTAAGGGCATTTTTATCATTTTGAGTTGAATCTTATGAcccttctctttctcttccatCGTAATCACACACTTTTTCTGTCTTCCTCCATAAAAATTATTCTCTATTACATGATGATAATTGGATAGAGTCCATTGAACTGAATGCATGATTGGGAATGAATGTAGAatgtaatatacatattacaaGAAAAATAGACCAATTGTTTTATATAAGTAATTGGGTCAAGGCAAAAACCCTATAATCAAGTCTAATATAACTaactatttaaaaataataaaaggtACTTATTTTAGGAGAAATTAAAGAATCTTAGATTTCTTAGAAGCTATTGATTGATTTGTGTATGTcggtgtcataccctaaattttaccctaaGTTTTCACTCGCATCAACATAATATAAATTGATCTATTTTGTCGTGTATTTCATCAGTTTAAAGCATTCATCAGGGTTCAGGTAAAAAGTCAGGAATTCTGACATTTTATCTGACTTTGATAATACTCATTCGGTCGTCTattgattaagaagtcaaaagaCTTGATTTCATAATCTCGTTGCATCGCTTATTTTTATTGCATCGTGTTCTAGAGGTTCAGAAAGTGATAATCAAGAGTATTGTCGTCGTCTGAATCTTTGTAGGGTTTTATTTGTGTTTGAGAATCAACATCAAATTGTACAAGAGTGATTCATTTGCATCTGGTTGTCTGTTAACGATTCTTCAGTCAGCAATTTAATTCATTTGCAAGACATCTGCATTTTTATACTTATCAATTATCATGACATGTATTTCATTCAGTGTAGTGCTTAAAATATCGCCAGATAAATTTTTCAGATCTACAGACATACCGGTCGAATCATTTCTCAACTGTACGTCGAATTAACGTgtgaaaaatttcaaaatcgagtTCGCAGATGTCAGTTTTGTTAATCTACGTTCCGCGTAGTTTAACGTAGTGTGCTCGTTTTAACTTTTTGACCACTTTTTTCGGTCGCATTTTTGTCtgcctgagccttttaaccggtcaatttttattttaaaatctacatgttttcgagaagtttatttcgtGTCGATTATTGCAGTACATTCAATTTATTTTTTCGGGCATTTTTGCACCCGaatttttgttcattttttatcatttttatttttattttttatcaaactaatcataaaaaatatttagATTTTATGATTTAGctattttaatttgttttaagTCATTAAATTTTATATAGATTATTGTTGGTTTGATTTTCGAAATTGGTTTAAGTAAATATATACGCATGCACATGCATGTGTTTGTGGCTTTTGAAATTGAAAAAAATCTCCAGCTCCACTACGTTGCATCCACACGACGCAGTATAAATTTGAAGAAAACTAAGAGAGTCATGCCACTCATTGATTTGATGCCTCTATCCTGGTTAGAAGGAAGAAAAACGTTTTTTCTTTGGAAAGCAAAAGATCCAAACGCACCATTGTGTACTTCGAGGAGATAACTACACGAGGATCATTTGCTTAAAAGAAGATACCATCAGCTTTTTGAGAAGGGACTTGGCCATAAAAAAATCATCATAACAAGTTCCTGATGTAACACTTGATATCATCTTCACCTATATCCTCCACCCACTTTTTATGTTGCAAAACCGGTACACATAACCTCCTTCATCCAAACTCCACTACAACCTGCAACTTTCAACCATTCATTTTTTTCTCTTCACTCAAAACAGAACAGCCTCTCACCACCTTAATCTCCATTTTTCGGTGAGATCTTCTTCCCACCATCTTTATCACCAACTCACGGACATAACCTCTATGTAAACTTCACACCATTAACCACCTTAAACATCTTCCATAAACCACCTCAATCCAACTACAACCATCAGCACCACCAGATCCACCGCACGAAGAAACAACAACACCATTGTTGGACTCCATATGTGACCACCATATTAACCATTGGTGTGTCTTCTTCATTTGTTTTGTGCTTTGCTGTTAAGTTCATCTCTTACCCGATTTTCTTTTCCCTTTAATGATGCATTTTTCATGTTTATTTCGTTACTGCGTTTTCGTGTTTTCGAAATATCATGGTATGCTGCGTGTTCTTCAAATGTTGTTACGTTCATCTTTTGAAATGTTGACATATAGTTTTATTGTACTGAAGGTGTTTCTTTTATGAGAGCATGTTGGTTGTTGAATAAGTTTCATTGTCAAGTGTTTAGTAGCATTACTTTTTGTGGTTTTTGATTACTGGGCTTGCATCATCTCAATTTATTTCACCTTTGTTTTTTTATCAAAGTTTGTTTCAATATTATGTCCTTATTTTATGTTTAAATTTCAGTTTATTTTTTTTATGAAGCAATAACAATATGAGAGTTTAATAGCATTTGTTACTCACAACTACAGTCATGTAGAATAGTATATTTATCACTGTTGTATTTTAAGTATGATGGTTTCTCCTTTTGGTTTAAATAGACTATCGTTTATGTATTATAAAAATATTCATGTTTAGATTTTTACCGAAGAAATAAAAACGTGAGATTGTTATATTCATGGTGTGTCGTTTTTGAAATAATATATTTTTCCATGACACGTGATAATGGTTATTGTTTGATAAATATTTCATTTAGAAATGATATAGATGGTGTGTCCATTTTGTTTATCTAATATCagtttttttgttgttgtttttttatCTCTAGCCATCAATGAAAATGAACTATTGGAAAGTGTACTTTTTGGCTTAGGTTAGAAAGAGTCAACATGATTTGCTCTATTGTgtattttattattatcattataattattattgtaattaattttttaattatcattatttatttatttaatttatttgttatttattattattattattattattgttattattattattattattattattatttattaatattatttatatttattttttgattttatttataattatttattattcttattattttttattttttattttttatttttttattattattattgttacattaattagttaattttttttaatgattAAATAGAAAATTTTGATTTATTTTCTCCCGATTGATTTTTCACAGATGCGTTACAATTTcggagttaaaaattcaatttaacttcagaaattgcTTACACGCATAAAGTCTTGTTGACCGGCCTAAAATAGGGTGATTCCTAGATGAATCgctttacgattgcttaacatatcacTAAATTCTGTAGTTCAATTTCTGATTTTTACTTCGAGCCCattggctttctcttgggccttcttacaacgagattcttttattttaCAACTGTCTTTCAAAGCTCGTATTATTTCATTATTGTGTTGTATCCCCATTCGATAAACTGTACCCCCATTCCTGTAAATGTGTAATAAATTTAcgctttcatttactttattgtatcagttgattgttaattcaaagattaaaatcaacccttttcagaaaaagaacaaaaacaaatactcGATCCAAAGTCGTgtgattttcaaaaaaaatctaaCCATTTCCACTAACCACTTCTCCGTCATTTTTAAAACCCTTAAATCATTCCATTCTGTTTCGATTCAAACACAAAGAATaaaaacctcgatccaacatcgagtgTCTTTTTCctaatcaaatccaaattggatATAAAGTCGAGCAAtacccccgccacatccaaattatttttcataaGTCAACTTCTGACACTTGATCGAACGTCAAGTCGC from Lathyrus oleraceus cultivar Zhongwan6 chromosome 1, CAAS_Psat_ZW6_1.0, whole genome shotgun sequence includes:
- the LOC127079474 gene encoding cytochrome P450 710A11; translation: MSNTLMKSILSLSTSLSLTQLIPYLICFILFLLLLEQISYLNKKRFIPGPSLVLPFIGNAIPLVRHPTKFWDLQSTLAKSTPLGFSVNYLIGNFIVFIRDTELSHKVFSNVKPNAFHLVGHPFGKKLFGEHNLIYMMGQEHKNLRRRIAPNFTPKALSTYTSLQQIIILKHLKSWVEKARENSIPIRVLARDMNLETSQTVFVGPYLGLKARERFERDYFLFNVGLMKLPFDFPGTAFRNARLAVDRLAEALATCTAMSKAKMEKGEEPSCLIDFWMQDTIREIEESKHNGVTAPPFSTNAEIGGYLFDFLFAAQDASTSSLLWAVTLLDSHPEVLDKVREEVAGIWSPESDTLITAEQLREMKYTQAVAREVVRFRPPATLVPHIAAEQFPLTESYSIPKGAIVFPSALESSFQGFTEPDRFDPDRFSDERQEDQIFKRNFLAFGAGPHQCVGQRYALNHLVLFIAMFTSMIDFKRDRMDGCDEIVYVPTICPKDDCRVFLSKRCTEYPSFSGVPELGN